TTGGTCTTTTACTCCAAATTCAAGTTTTTGGCTAGAAAAAAGTTGATTTTTCTCTCCAAGTTTAGAGTTAAATTGTATAATTTATTTACCCCAATAATTTCATATTTGGTGAATAGTCATTCCTTGAGTACTTAAAAACACACACAACATGAATCTTATACTTGTAATTATCCACTATAGTAATACATCTCTAAAGTGAACTTTTCCAATTCTTGCAAAAATAAGTTCCAAATTGGTGTCATTCAGGTAAAGTATGAGGAATCATTTCATCAACATCAGATTTGGAGTTGTAATAATCATCAAGATAATGCTGATATGCATATGAAACAAATCCCCAAATAGCTAACAGCATTGATATCACCTTCAATCCATCCATCTTATCATGGAATACAAACACAGCAAGAACAGGAACTATAGGCAAACCCAAAGTACTAATCACATTAGAGAAAAGTGAAGAAACTTGAAAGATCAATCCAACACATCCAATGTTAAATACCTGCCAACAAATAGCTATCCAGATCAAAGTCATCAGATAAGCTACATTTCCCAATTCAAACACCTCCATTTCTCTCTTCAATCCCTTCCATTCTCCACTGGCAAAAAGCCCTACAACAACAGCAAGAGTTGCAGGAATTGATGGGTAGAATATCATATCCAAAACCACCTTAAAGCTTTCATCTTTAAACACTTTGATGAAGCAAAACTGAGTCATGGAAAGCATTAAACCATACCCAGCAGAAGCAGAAAGAGTGCATATAAACCCAATTACATACTTCCCTTTGGGGATTTCTTGTGATTCTGTTGAGTCAGTTTGGAACATAAGGAGGGTTGAAGAAATGGTGAGAAGAACAACAGAATTGATAATGAAAGGAGTAAACTTTTGTGAATTtaggaagaaggaaaagaaagcaTTGAATCCCAATTGAGAAGCAGAAATTAGGGTATAAGTAGAGACTGGGAGGTATAAAAGACCAAGTGAATATAGGAAACTGTTGGCTGCTAAAAAGATGCCAAAAACAGTGTAAATAAAGAGAAGGGACAAGTTAGAAGGGGGGTTGGGTTGAGTgttttccgatgtgggattgtGTAGGAAATAAAAGAGAAGGATAAGAGGGAAACCAGAAGTTTGCACAAATGTTGCCATCCATTTGCTGTTTCCACCTTTGTCAAAGTATAATCTGCCTAAAATAGTAGCTGATGTTTGGCCTGTAAGAAGGAAGAATATGTAGATCATTATTTGTAGCCACcatttgtaattcttttgtgtaggaggaggaggagatgtTGTTAGCTGCTCTGTTTCCTGGTCTGTTAATATCACAAAATAGAATTAAAGATGTTTAATTATAAGAGCAGGAAGTAGAAAATCAGAATGATCATTCAATTTGGCCTAAAACAACAAAATTTCCCCAAGTGTAGAATGATACTTGTAAATTGTAATGATGCTGATTtgatgaaaagaaaaatgaatttaGCAAACAAGTTGTTCAGAATTAACAAATTCAAAGCTAAATTGGACTAACTAAAAGCTAGTGAATTAGTTCATTAAGTTTTGAAGAAATATGCATATTGATGGGGTTCAAGAATTTGCAATTCATAGTAAAATTTGATGAGTTTTGATGTAGTTGcggttttgtaatttttatcaaattttgaaGTTTccgtttttttgtgtgtgtgtgtgtttttaGACTCGAAATGGGACAAAGAGTGAAACTCGCCGCTTTGTCATGTGCTTTTTCGACCAAATCCATTCATTTGAGCTTTAAAAATGCAAATTATTCTTTGGTGGATTTGTTGTGTAATTTTGGTTTTTTAGTGTTTTTCTATTGAATATGTACACATAAATTATCGTACATTCTTCTCAAAATAATTAGGGAAAAAGCATATTGTGATCGTTGatcattccatttttttttttattaaggccttgatcttttatttctaacatataattaaaaatGGTTTTCAATcttccaattaaaaaaaattcaatatgtaaaattttggattttgaTTCTTTTGTTACGTTAAGCTTTTATTTACCAAATTAACTAGTTGTAGCCATctaatttagttaaaaaaatattatttattccaTCACTGTGTGAAATTATGTTTTATACGGTTTGAAATAACGTTAATACAGTTTCTTTAGCCACATAAATATATGATGcatatagaaataaaataaattgatttcTTAAAAGTTAAAAATGCAAATTTCAAAGATGTAAATGAAATGAATCCGATTAACAGGATCAAGTTATATGTTTAAAACTGAATTTTTTAATTTCGGTTTAATATTGCATCACTAAAATTGAAATGGTTAAGTCTATTCGAATGTTCTTTTTtaccaaatgaataaaaagcggttatagaaaaacaaaaacaaagaaataTGTGTTGGTTTCTGTATTCGGTGAAATTAAGAATTAACAATGAGAGAGTTTATGAGATGGTCGCAGAACTGGAATTAATTAGTAAGTAGAGATTTTAAATAAGAAAGAATGACGAATATATCCATATGAAAAAaaaggaattaaaaaaaaaaaaaaggttaccCATGATTTCCACTTGCACATCTTTAGATTCTCCCATATCAAAATTCATCTCTAAATTTGGCCCAGAGAGAGACTGAAATAACAGTCAGTCAGACAGACTTGGAGGCCATAAACGAGAGATGGAGCAATTAAATTATTGGTGAAGTTGAGTGACATGTAATAACATCATCAAGTAAGTCTATGATTTTAATTGATTCAAATATGTTAAAAAAGTAAGTTGTAATAATCATAATTAAGGATGTCCTTTTCAATAATGACAACGAATATGCTCAATAACTTATTTGGGTGTTTATTTCTAAATTCTAATCCTTCTGTTTTTCTTTGTCTTTTTCTACCACATTATTATGCGTTGCTTAAACTACCTACATATCCATTTCCACTTCTCATCTACAatatatttcattaattaattattgccATTtgcatatatttattttttaatattaaactaCAGTTTGATTTatggaataaaataaaattggataGGAGAATTCATTGTCCAAAGATgaactgttagctaatagctgttgcggttgctgttagctgtttgcagttgcagtaagctgttaactgtttgttattagctgtttaattattggtgtttggtaaaattatattgaactgttgctgttcggatttaaattgtctaaaattgacatattttaaattaattaacgatgaaattataaaaggaaaaatgtaaaaaaaatacctataacgtttacaactaggaataattttactcttaacgtctaaaatggtgcaattttacccattaCGCTGGtagttaaaaataattttacccctaacattggcaagttaggtcgatttcagatattattataaaacataggtatttttatttcttattctacaccaattgaaaattaatatttataaattcggcgaaatatttaaatttttttttgtctaactcgtacaaaagataatatatatttttttattttcttaaaaaaaattcacgtctaatcatatgtttgtgatctgttactaacgatgataaaatggtgcacatgtgaaatgtagatgacaatattcatgaccaaaaagacagtttgataaattatttctcaaattgacccaacttatcaatgttaggagtaaaattgcttttgactgtcAATATTatgggtataattgcaccattttagatgttaagggtaaaattgctcctagctataaatgttaggggtatttttgcatcttatcctattataaaataaaaaatgtgttacacaaaataataaaaataatctatataaaaaaattattgaacgcaacaaaaatATCTtctccggtaattatgttgtagaaatataaataatgttaaaaaataaacatattttatggaaataagaaggataattttgtgaataacaaataactacaaacaactgtttatgaaaagctctaaataggagcttttcgtgaaacgctccaaaacgctgcagtttccagagaaaatgctaaacgctgatgttatataaacctaaccaaacgctttatttcctgcggtttggagtgaaacgctaaacgctcttcCGAAAAGCggaacaaacaccctcttaaaCTCTTTTGCCCAGTTAAAATGCAGGGTACATATTTTCCTCCCCTTCTtctacttttaatttttttcttctagaatctgaaattctaaaattgTGGACTTTCAATATTTTCCAGAATCTGGAATTACAGAAAATACTAAAATTCCAATATTTTCTGGAATTCTAAAAGTTTTTAGAATTTCAGGATCGAAAAttataaatttctgaaatttcagtattttttgaaatttcaaaaactagaattttgaaattctagaattatAGTACTTTTTGGAATTCCAGAATCTAGAATTACAGATTTCTGAAATTCCAAAGTATACTAGAATTCCAATATTTTATGAAGCCATATTTCTGGAATTCCAAAAGTAATTCCTTTCATGGAGATTCTCAAAACATATGTAATATACAAAGTTAATCGGTTGCACTTTTTCTAGGTACTTGAGTCGAATTAGACCCGACAATTATCATGTTCAAATCATATTCGTGTCGGATCCGTGTTAAAAAGAATAAACCCAAACCTAATCCAAAAACTTTTGTGTCACAATTGTTTTAACCTATTCGAGTTAGTGTTGATTTTATGTCGTATTTTCAGGTTACATGTAACTTTGTGATGCATTACATATTAATGATAacctttaaaaatataaaatatgatactatttttaaatcatatttgcaagtaataattataattatattatcttTATAAGTAAAGTGACATATAAAAACGCGATAGAATATAAcagtaattttaaatattcatgtcGTTTTCGAGTTAGCATATTAACCCAACCCAACTCAAAAATTTATGTGTTAGTTTCGTATCAACCTGAAAATAATACATTACATACTAAACTAAACCAAAACACTAAAATTACATGTTTTTGTGTCGCGTAATCGGATCATGCGTACTTTTATCACCTCAGTCAAAGTTTCCATTGTTATTGTAAGCTGGTTTACCATTTGGGGAAAAAAAATctaactgattttttttttcttaaatgtGCAAATGGTTAACATCTTAGCCTTAATCATTAAAGTCGCAAAATTTGGAATAAACTGAATCACATTTTACTATATAGTTTCAGAACGCTCTAAGACAAGAAAGAATACAGATTACAATAAAATTGCATTTGTATGAATTTTGAATTCTATTGATGACAGACAACAAACTATGTGACATGACCTACACCTTCTTCTGCGTGTGTGAGgagaaacaacaacaaaaagaaTATAAAGATGATATGCAACTTTACAAAAAAGAATCCCTTCTGTATCTTCACCTGTCTGCAACTTAATTCTCGAAAAGCAAATCCAGCATTGATCAGATCTGGCATGGCATCAGAGAGCATTTTACCCCACTTAGTTTCGCTGAAAACACTCAGTCTTAATCTATAACTGCAAGAGACATCTTccaattttccttattttcctTCCTCTATACTTTTCCTTGTATGTTCAATGGAAAAATCTCTACGTATATGCTCTTTTTACTCTTCATTTCAGGCCTACGTCAACAAGTTGACAATATAAACACCAAATATATCAAGAAAATTGAGCAATAATCCCTAACCTAAGGGCATACATGAAGAAAACTTCTCCCGCATCAACAATTATGTGTTTTTATGATTAATTAAAGCTTAATGGTGAGTAAGAAGCTTACAGAATTAGGGATCTGAAGAAGAATGAGTGAGACCAAATATAAAGATAGGGAGATAGCTGCCCCTGCAACAAAATTGTAGAAAAGACGCCGATTGTCTTTTGTGGGAATGAAAACTGACTTTAGCGTATTGGTTAATTCAAAAAGCCGATGAGATACCTGAAGAACCAAGTGAAGATAAAAGGGCAACATAAAGAAGTTTGTTAGAAATAGCTCTCAAAACATTATATGGTCAACAAGAAAAGAATATGGGCTTACTAAGACATAGATGGCAGTTGTGAGCATGAAGTTCAACATCGGATACTCTGGTATAATAGAAAGAAGCCACTTAGGTTGTCCGTTGGAAACGTTTGATCTGCATGTTCATATATAAATGTTATGAATGCTATGTCCTGGCTTGGAAAATGGATATGTAATGTAATCTAGCTCAGCTCTTTCACTTTTCACTGTTTTCTTATAATATCGCCTTGCTAATGTATTAATATATAACTTTCTATGAACATATgcacatttatttttgtttatttttttccaactcAAAAGTCCCCACTCCTCATCAAAAGCACCTGATTCAAATCCAAGAAGAGATTTGGCGAATATAAAGCATATGCAATTATCTAACTGAACATAATCAttgattaaaaaagaaattacttCAAGATCACCCTATTAAGAAAAAGTAATTACCAAACCACACTAATTTGCGTTTGAAGATATCATATTTAAACATTTGTCAGGTTTCATGCTTTCTAGTTGAGTGAAGAAAACGACTCTTCTATAAATCACCCATTTATAATTTGAACTTTGATAACAATTGAATGATGGTGAAAATGACAAGAAAAAGCGCATAAATAAGGGTGGGACCAAATGCTTCAATTTTCAAACCTCAGCCAGATGTGGAACTGCGAAATATAGGTCTCCAAAGTTATCTTGCCAAGCCAGCTGAGAAGATAGTGATAGAATCAGAGCAAGcaccaaataaaataaaataatttaaaaaaaaaaaaaatcattccaTAAAAAGAGGGAAAGTTGTTTGGCTGAAATAACATACGCAAAGAGGGTCAAAGAGACATTCCGAAGCTGCTGAGAAAAATTCCGCAAGCAGATATAAACACTGGAATTCACAATAAGCAGATCCAATAAGATACAAGAATACTAACGCTTAACAAACCCCATTGCCTCGAACACACACACATAATTATGAATTTTGGAACATACGTGATGGGGATCCAAGATGTGTATGGGTGGTACATGTTGTATGTGACTTTGTCCATCTTGTAAATATATTCATACCATAAATAACCAACCTTGGGAAGATGAAAACACAATCAGAAATGCAAAACAGCTGATGAAGAATCAATAACCAAGTAATGTACGAAAAAGTTCAAAATAATATGCAGCTCACCAATGAGGATATTGACACTATTCCTGTTTTAATTGTGAGTCTCCTCTTGGATTCAGATTCCTCCAATTTTT
The sequence above is drawn from the Euphorbia lathyris chromosome 6, ddEupLath1.1, whole genome shotgun sequence genome and encodes:
- the LOC136233691 gene encoding probable purine permease 10 — translated: MNFDMGESKDVQVEIMDQETEQLTTSPPPPTQKNYKWWLQIMIYIFFLLTGQTSATILGRLYFDKGGNSKWMATFVQTSGFPLILLFYFLHNPTSENTQPNPPSNLSLLFIYTVFGIFLAANSFLYSLGLLYLPVSTYTLISASQLGFNAFFSFFLNSQKFTPFIINSVVLLTISSTLLMFQTDSTESQEIPKGKYVIGFICTLSASAGYGLMLSMTQFCFIKVFKDESFKVVLDMIFYPSIPATLAVVVGLFASGEWKGLKREMEVFELGNVAYLMTLIWIAICWQVFNIGCVGLIFQVSSLFSNVISTLGLPIVPVLAVFVFHDKMDGLKVISMLLAIWGFVSYAYQHYLDDYYNSKSDVDEMIPHTLPE